The following are encoded together in the Pseudoalteromonas shioyasakiensis genome:
- a CDS encoding branched-chain amino acid aminotransferase, with translation MAAFGTVFMPQMIQARFADNSWSESALVPSDKIELHAGAHVLHYSSTCFEGLKAFRHEDGSVYIFRMDANIARMKQSSKLLNLPDFDESMLEQMIKDIVKEYADETPTPPGSMYIRPTHIGTEAAIGKAAAPSMSSLLYVLLSPVGDYFSGGATALRVLLEEDGMRCAPHMGMVKSGGNYASALGPILEARSEHQADQILFCPGGDVQETGAANFILIDGDEIITKALDSTFLHGVTRNSILTIAKDLGMTVSERNFTVSELLERAAKPGTEAALSGTAAVLTSVGTLIHNDQEFKVGSGEPGDKVAKLRQALNDIQWGKSADTHGWLTKV, from the coding sequence ATGGCCGCATTTGGTACTGTATTTATGCCACAAATGATCCAAGCACGTTTTGCTGATAACTCATGGAGTGAAAGCGCGCTGGTCCCATCTGATAAAATCGAATTACATGCGGGTGCTCACGTATTACATTACTCAAGCACCTGTTTTGAAGGATTAAAAGCATTTCGTCACGAAGATGGCTCGGTCTATATCTTTCGTATGGATGCTAACATTGCTCGTATGAAACAAAGCTCTAAGTTACTAAACTTACCTGACTTTGACGAAAGCATGCTTGAGCAAATGATCAAAGACATTGTAAAAGAGTACGCAGACGAAACACCAACTCCGCCGGGTTCTATGTATATTCGCCCAACTCACATTGGTACAGAAGCGGCAATTGGTAAAGCGGCTGCGCCTTCGATGAGTTCCTTGCTTTATGTACTGCTTTCGCCTGTAGGTGATTATTTCTCAGGTGGTGCTACAGCATTACGTGTATTACTTGAAGAAGACGGCATGCGCTGCGCACCACACATGGGTATGGTTAAAAGTGGTGGTAACTATGCAAGTGCATTAGGTCCAATCTTAGAAGCTCGCTCTGAGCATCAAGCTGATCAAATCTTATTCTGCCCAGGTGGTGATGTACAAGAAACTGGTGCTGCAAACTTCATTCTAATTGATGGTGACGAGATCATCACAAAAGCACTTGATAGCACATTCTTACACGGTGTGACGCGTAATAGTATTTTAACCATTGCTAAAGATTTAGGTATGACCGTATCTGAGCGTAACTTTACTGTGTCTGAGTTACTAGAAAGAGCCGCTAAACCAGGTACTGAAGCTGCGTTATCAGGTACCGCTGCGGTACTTACCTCGGTTGGCACACTTATTCATAACGACCAAGAGTTTAAAGTGGGCTCTGGTGAGCCCGGTGACAAAGTTGCTAAATTACGCCAAGCATTGAATGATATTCAATGGGGTAAATCAGCAGATACTCATGGCTGGTTAACAAAAGTATAA
- a CDS encoding SDR family oxidoreductase: protein MQLNGKTVWVTGASSGIGEALCEQLAAKGATLILSARNEDKLNALNTRLGGNHHVVALDLAKPEALLEDMPAVIERIGRIDVLINNGGVSQRSLFLENEFTVYRQLMEVNYFGLIALTKAVVPQMVKQGMGMVVSISSVAGKVGSKFRTGYSGSKYAVVGFMDCLRAELADKNVNCLTICPGSIKTAIAHNSLDGQGKPQNKPEESIENGMDVAKAAAKMIKAIEAEKDEVVIGEGISGLAPTIKRFFPGFFNRLTAKMNYR from the coding sequence ATGCAATTAAATGGTAAAACAGTTTGGGTTACTGGGGCATCTTCTGGAATTGGGGAGGCACTTTGTGAGCAACTGGCAGCAAAGGGTGCAACGCTAATACTGTCTGCCCGTAATGAGGATAAACTCAACGCTCTTAATACAAGGCTTGGCGGTAATCATCATGTGGTCGCCCTTGATTTGGCAAAGCCCGAAGCCTTACTTGAAGATATGCCTGCGGTGATTGAGCGAATTGGCCGCATTGATGTGCTTATCAATAACGGTGGGGTGTCGCAGCGTAGTCTATTTTTAGAAAACGAATTTACGGTTTATCGCCAACTGATGGAAGTAAACTACTTTGGTTTAATTGCTTTAACTAAGGCGGTCGTACCACAGATGGTGAAGCAAGGTATGGGCATGGTGGTATCAATTAGCAGCGTAGCGGGTAAAGTCGGTTCAAAGTTCAGAACTGGGTATTCGGGTTCTAAGTATGCGGTTGTGGGCTTTATGGATTGCTTAAGAGCAGAACTAGCCGATAAAAATGTGAATTGCCTGACTATTTGCCCAGGTTCAATTAAAACAGCTATTGCGCATAACTCGTTAGATGGCCAAGGTAAACCGCAAAATAAGCCAGAGGAATCAATTGAAAACGGTATGGATGTGGCAAAAGCGGCTGCAAAAATGATTAAAGCCATTGAAGCCGAGAAAGATGAAGTTGTTATTGGTGAAGGAATAAGTGGTTTAGCACCGACTATTAAGCGTTTTTTCCCGGGCTTTTTTAATCGCCTCACAGCAAAAATGAACTATAGATAA
- a CDS encoding Mpo1 family 2-hydroxy fatty acid dioxygenase — protein sequence MKTLKQQLTNYALYHRSKRNIYTHFIGIPLIVFAIICLLQRVTLISEPAVISLATVVIALTCLYYLMLSLSMGLIMAVCLSLLSIAAEPVVSLSTELWLAVSIGSFVVGWVFQFIGHYFEGKKPAFVDDLMGLVIGPLFVLAEFLIMLGFYKDIANHIEQHAGPNKA from the coding sequence ATGAAAACATTAAAACAACAACTGACAAATTACGCCCTTTATCACCGTTCTAAACGCAATATTTACACTCACTTTATCGGCATTCCATTAATTGTGTTTGCAATTATTTGTTTATTGCAACGCGTCACGCTTATCTCAGAGCCTGCTGTTATCTCCTTGGCAACCGTGGTGATTGCACTCACGTGTCTTTATTACTTAATGCTTAGCTTATCTATGGGGTTAATTATGGCTGTATGCTTAAGTTTGTTAAGTATTGCTGCTGAGCCTGTGGTGTCGCTTTCAACAGAGTTATGGCTAGCTGTGAGCATTGGCAGTTTCGTTGTTGGTTGGGTGTTTCAGTTTATTGGTCACTATTTTGAAGGTAAAAAGCCAGCCTTTGTTGACGATTTAATGGGTTTGGTAATAGGGCCGTTATTTGTTTTAGCAGAGTTCTTGATTATGCTTGGTTTTTATAAAGATATTGCTAATCATATCGAACAACATGCAGGGCCTAACAAAGCATAA
- a CDS encoding Crp/Fnr family transcriptional regulator has translation MNEQDLSVINQDKWFKNRTQLFRDKLVKNAKLITLNAGDALFLRGDENTGLYCVINGVLRVSGVNSQGKEAVLSFVTSAMWFGEVALFDGGKRTHDVYAQTAVRLLHVPERALSQLLQESPAYWHDFGLLLTNKVRNLFDSLEDHALLTAKQKVSKRLCMLYQSSLQSCLPLTQQQLADMTYLTRQTINQILQSLQADSIINLKYQSIEIIDIDKLQSQC, from the coding sequence TTGAATGAACAAGACCTTTCGGTAATTAACCAAGACAAATGGTTTAAAAATCGCACACAATTATTTAGGGACAAGCTAGTAAAAAATGCTAAATTAATCACCTTAAATGCTGGTGATGCATTGTTTTTGCGTGGTGATGAAAATACCGGTCTGTATTGTGTTATTAATGGCGTGCTTAGAGTTTCTGGGGTTAATAGCCAAGGCAAAGAAGCAGTGCTCAGTTTTGTAACCAGTGCGATGTGGTTTGGTGAAGTGGCTCTGTTTGATGGCGGTAAACGCACCCACGATGTGTATGCTCAAACTGCGGTACGGCTTTTACACGTTCCTGAGCGGGCATTAAGTCAGTTATTACAAGAAAGCCCTGCATATTGGCATGATTTTGGACTGTTGCTTACCAATAAAGTGCGAAACCTGTTTGATTCATTAGAAGATCACGCACTGCTTACAGCAAAGCAAAAGGTGAGTAAGCGGTTATGCATGCTTTATCAATCGTCACTCCAAAGCTGTTTGCCGCTTACCCAGCAACAACTTGCCGATATGACCTATTTAACACGGCAAACCATTAATCAAATATTACAATCCCTACAAGCTGATTCAATTATTAATCTTAAATATCAATCGATTGAAATTATTGATATCGATAAATTGCAATCTCAATGCTAG
- a CDS encoding amidohydrolase, producing MLNKLLSTSLLLSAISTPAFASDINTELKSANKSVSEKVIKWRRHLHQNPELSNREFETAKYVAKHLRSLGLEVQTGVAHTGVVAKLKGGKKGPLIALRADMDALPVKEQVDLPFASTQTTEYKGNTVGVMHACGHDNHVAILMAAAESLVKIKDQLAGDILFVFQPAEEGAPDGEEGGAELMLKEGLFKEKPEAVFGLHVTSSLNTGQIGFREGPLMASADKFTITVKGRQTHGSRPWNGVDPIVASSQIIMATQTIASRQVDVTKAPSVVSFGAINGGVRNNIIPDQVEMVGTIRTFDQEMRADIKKRLAKTAEMVAESGGAEAHVHIDHGYPVTVNDVELTKKMTPTLAGVVGKENLITTPLITGAEDFSYYALETPGMFFFLGVTPKGQDAVTAPSNHSPHFFADEKALQLGVNAMTQLVVDYLK from the coding sequence ATGTTAAACAAACTACTTTCGACCAGCCTACTTCTCAGTGCTATTTCTACCCCTGCATTTGCTAGTGATATTAATACTGAACTTAAATCTGCAAATAAAAGCGTCAGCGAAAAAGTTATTAAATGGCGCCGTCATTTACATCAAAACCCAGAGCTTAGTAACCGTGAGTTTGAAACAGCCAAATACGTGGCTAAGCATCTACGTTCGTTAGGCCTTGAGGTTCAAACAGGTGTGGCTCATACCGGTGTGGTTGCCAAACTTAAAGGGGGCAAAAAAGGTCCGCTTATTGCGCTACGTGCAGATATGGATGCACTACCTGTTAAAGAGCAAGTAGACTTACCTTTCGCGTCAACTCAAACAACAGAGTATAAAGGCAATACCGTTGGCGTAATGCATGCCTGTGGTCATGATAACCATGTGGCTATTTTAATGGCAGCAGCTGAGTCTTTAGTAAAAATTAAAGACCAGCTAGCGGGTGATATTTTGTTTGTATTCCAACCTGCTGAAGAAGGTGCACCAGACGGCGAAGAAGGTGGTGCTGAGCTGATGCTTAAAGAAGGCTTATTTAAAGAAAAGCCAGAAGCCGTATTTGGTTTACACGTAACCAGCTCACTTAATACCGGACAAATTGGTTTTCGTGAAGGGCCGCTAATGGCCAGCGCCGACAAATTTACAATCACAGTAAAAGGTCGCCAAACTCACGGCTCACGCCCTTGGAATGGGGTTGACCCAATTGTGGCGTCATCACAAATTATTATGGCAACACAAACCATTGCCTCACGCCAAGTTGATGTAACCAAAGCGCCTTCGGTGGTTTCATTTGGTGCCATTAATGGCGGTGTGCGTAACAACATCATCCCTGATCAAGTTGAAATGGTTGGCACAATTCGTACCTTTGACCAAGAAATGCGTGCTGACATTAAAAAACGTTTAGCTAAAACCGCTGAGATGGTAGCTGAATCAGGTGGCGCAGAAGCGCATGTTCACATTGATCATGGCTACCCAGTAACAGTGAACGATGTTGAATTAACCAAGAAAATGACACCAACTCTTGCTGGTGTGGTTGGCAAAGAAAACCTGATCACAACGCCACTTATCACAGGTGCCGAAGACTTTAGTTACTACGCCTTAGAAACACCAGGCATGTTCTTTTTCTTAGGTGTCACACCAAAAGGTCAAGATGCAGTTACAGCACCTAGTAACCATTCACCACACTTTTTTGCAGACGAAAAAGCTTTACAGCTTGGCGTAAATGCAATGACGCAATTAGTGGTTGATTACCTAAAATAA
- a CDS encoding trimeric intracellular cation channel family protein: MTSEYFHFLSIIGVAFFAISGTLLGHEKSVGGFGVVVVATVTALGGGTLRDILLNKPVFWIAQPDYLYATYIAIFASILSIRHLPDLSNTTMLLMDAVGMAIFNIIGIEKALIGGADMVVAITMGMTTGIFGGLMRDVICREVPLVMGEELYSTACLSGGLTYAALFTLEVSYIWCILGAFAVTVCLRLGAIHFGWQPNLFRKSSFKRS; this comes from the coding sequence ATGACATCAGAATACTTCCATTTTTTAAGCATTATCGGTGTAGCGTTTTTTGCTATTTCTGGCACCTTGCTGGGCCATGAAAAAAGTGTCGGTGGTTTTGGTGTGGTGGTCGTTGCCACAGTCACAGCTCTGGGTGGTGGCACACTTCGAGACATATTGCTTAACAAACCAGTATTTTGGATAGCTCAGCCCGATTATTTGTACGCAACTTACATAGCCATATTCGCCTCTATTTTATCTATTCGTCACTTACCCGATTTAAGTAACACCACCATGCTATTAATGGATGCTGTAGGGATGGCGATTTTCAATATTATTGGTATCGAAAAGGCACTGATCGGCGGCGCAGATATGGTTGTAGCCATCACCATGGGTATGACCACAGGTATTTTTGGTGGCCTGATGCGTGATGTGATCTGCCGAGAAGTGCCTCTAGTAATGGGTGAAGAACTCTATTCAACCGCTTGCTTATCTGGCGGGTTAACTTACGCGGCTTTATTCACCCTTGAGGTGAGTTATATTTGGTGTATTCTTGGCGCATTTGCTGTGACGGTATGTTTAAGATTAGGCGCCATACACTTTGGCTGGCAACCTAACCTATTTCGTAAAAGCAGCTTTAAACGCTCTTAG
- a CDS encoding GNAT family N-acetyltransferase produces the protein MKLVKVTSDQLNELMGWFNKEAELRIWSGPFFNYPFDTQSFKNDLNLDALSSYTLVNDEGRMLGFGQYYLREGRCHLGRLVIAPSERGKGLAKVLINLLGEQGKQQLNCDSLSLFVYTHNTLAKTAYEKLGFIQTQYPANMPLDGCIYMTC, from the coding sequence ATGAAGCTAGTTAAAGTAACGAGTGACCAACTCAACGAGTTAATGGGTTGGTTTAACAAAGAGGCTGAACTGCGTATTTGGTCTGGGCCATTTTTTAATTACCCATTTGATACGCAAAGCTTTAAAAATGATTTAAACCTAGATGCGCTGAGTTCCTACACGTTGGTTAATGACGAAGGCCGCATGTTAGGGTTTGGTCAATACTATCTACGTGAAGGTCGTTGCCATTTAGGGCGGCTAGTTATCGCGCCAAGTGAACGTGGTAAAGGTCTTGCAAAAGTGTTGATAAATTTACTGGGAGAGCAGGGCAAACAGCAATTGAACTGCGATAGCTTGTCGTTGTTTGTATATACCCACAATACCCTTGCTAAAACGGCCTATGAAAAACTGGGTTTTATACAAACCCAGTACCCCGCTAACATGCCACTCGATGGCTGTATTTATATGACTTGCTAA
- the recD gene encoding exodeoxyribonuclease V subunit alpha, translated as MTFGFDDHEPNEPMNKQPEQPAQHAQSDSVLPATEVKTQPLLSYLLEAKRIRLVDVKLAELLTGTETVAGSQTLIENNDATNNEVFYLILLLAAAQQSQHSCLELVNINWQNPFEIKQQSLADASITAPDVLTPFDMEFGLAEAVNKLMNAECVGDDKPLLLFANKLYFARLAEYETTLASRLHHLATKELTLDEAELTALLEVYFPNSEHTTNPSDPIKTLNWQKVACAIAATKGFSVITGGPGTGKTTTVTKLLAILQSLYASAPLTIKLVAPTGKAAARLTESILGAKQKLNMIPDNIAPLIPESAQTIHRLLGVIPHTNKFRHNKRNPLHLDVLIIDEASMVDLSLMAKLIEALPSHARLILLGDKDQLASVDTGSILSDLCQGLELDKMPDYSSDRAAQLNRVCFNNQSEIPSASSHFVLNDCIAFLQQSYRFDDSSGIGQLAQAVNTNNSGLLGYVEQTINQGGFKDLKLNYSVISKPIEQFVQQAALQYHDYLQLIQQGASVASVHKAFSHYQLLAAVREGDYGVNSLNQRIEKALAQQGLISPYQRHYVGMPIMISQNDYQLKLFNGDIGILMHDEQGQLKAMFVDEQENIRAFSPARLPAHDKVYAMTIHKSQGSEFAYTAMILPPIKQANQGINRQLVYTGITRAKTTFELVADKNVLLMAMNKSVTRASGLYDRLKHEAS; from the coding sequence ATGACATTCGGCTTTGATGACCATGAGCCAAACGAGCCAATGAATAAGCAGCCAGAACAACCAGCACAACATGCCCAAAGCGATTCAGTGTTGCCTGCCACAGAGGTTAAAACGCAGCCTTTACTAAGTTATTTGCTTGAGGCAAAACGTATTCGCTTAGTTGATGTGAAACTCGCAGAGCTATTGACTGGCACAGAAACAGTAGCCGGTTCACAAACACTGATAGAGAATAACGATGCAACGAATAATGAGGTTTTTTACCTGATTTTATTGCTTGCGGCAGCGCAGCAAAGTCAGCACAGTTGTTTAGAGCTCGTAAATATAAATTGGCAAAACCCGTTTGAAATTAAACAGCAAAGCCTAGCTGATGCCAGCATTACAGCCCCTGATGTTTTAACCCCGTTTGATATGGAATTTGGCCTTGCTGAAGCCGTTAATAAACTAATGAATGCTGAGTGTGTCGGGGACGACAAACCACTGCTATTGTTTGCGAATAAACTTTATTTTGCCCGATTGGCAGAGTACGAAACCACACTGGCTTCGCGTTTACATCATTTAGCAACGAAAGAACTCACCCTTGATGAAGCCGAATTAACTGCATTACTTGAGGTGTATTTTCCTAATAGTGAACATACAACAAACCCAAGCGATCCTATTAAAACATTAAACTGGCAAAAAGTAGCCTGTGCGATTGCCGCAACAAAAGGCTTTAGTGTGATCACTGGCGGCCCGGGTACCGGTAAAACCACCACAGTAACTAAGCTACTAGCAATATTACAATCTTTGTATGCCAGTGCACCGCTAACAATAAAGCTGGTTGCACCGACAGGTAAAGCGGCAGCGCGTTTAACCGAGTCGATTTTAGGGGCAAAGCAAAAGCTTAATATGATCCCTGATAATATCGCGCCACTTATTCCTGAAAGCGCGCAAACGATTCACCGTTTACTGGGCGTTATTCCGCATACCAATAAGTTTCGCCATAACAAGCGTAATCCGCTGCATTTAGATGTACTGATCATTGATGAGGCATCGATGGTAGATTTATCGCTTATGGCAAAACTAATCGAGGCACTACCAAGCCATGCAAGGCTTATTTTACTCGGTGATAAAGACCAATTAGCCTCGGTTGATACGGGCAGTATTCTTAGCGACCTATGCCAAGGGTTAGAGCTTGACAAAATGCCTGATTACAGTAGTGATAGAGCTGCGCAGCTTAATCGCGTTTGTTTTAATAATCAGAGCGAGATACCCTCGGCGAGCAGTCATTTTGTACTCAACGATTGTATTGCGTTTTTACAGCAAAGTTATCGTTTTGATGACAGCAGCGGCATTGGTCAATTAGCACAAGCTGTAAATACCAATAACAGTGGCTTACTGGGCTACGTTGAGCAAACGATTAATCAAGGTGGCTTTAAAGACCTTAAACTTAATTACAGCGTAATTAGTAAACCGATTGAGCAATTTGTGCAACAAGCGGCGTTGCAATATCACGATTATTTGCAGCTTATCCAGCAAGGGGCAAGTGTTGCCAGTGTGCATAAAGCATTTTCGCATTATCAGTTGCTAGCTGCTGTCAGAGAGGGAGATTATGGTGTAAATAGCCTTAATCAGCGTATTGAAAAAGCACTGGCTCAACAAGGTTTAATCTCGCCATATCAAAGGCATTACGTGGGTATGCCAATTATGATCAGCCAAAACGACTACCAGCTAAAACTGTTTAATGGCGACATAGGTATTTTAATGCACGATGAGCAAGGTCAGTTAAAAGCCATGTTTGTTGATGAACAAGAAAATATTCGCGCCTTTTCGCCCGCACGTTTACCTGCTCACGATAAAGTGTATGCTATGACAATTCATAAGTCGCAAGGTTCTGAATTTGCTTATACAGCAATGATTTTACCGCCAATAAAACAGGCTAATCAGGGTATTAACAGACAATTGGTTTACACGGGTATCACCCGCGCGAAAACCACATTTGAGCTGGTGGCCGATAAAAATGTACTGCTTATGGCAATGAATAAATCTGTTACTCGTGCATCAGGTTTATACGATAGGTTAAAACATGAAGCTAGTTAA